Proteins from a genomic interval of Salvelinus sp. IW2-2015 unplaced genomic scaffold, ASM291031v2 Un_scaffold5070, whole genome shotgun sequence:
- the LOC112077935 gene encoding biogenesis of lysosome-related organelles complex 1 subunit 1 gives MLSRLLKEHHAKQNKRKEHQERRRREAIAAATCLTEALVDHLNVGVAQAYVNQRKLDHEVKTLQVQASQFSKQTAQWISMVEGFNQALKEIGDVENWARSIEMDMRTIATALDYVHKGQLTSASS, from the exons atgctttctcGTTTATTGAAGGAGCACCATGCAAAGCAGAACAAGAGAAAAGAACACCAAG AGAGACGCAGACGAGAGGCAATTGCAGCTGCCACCTGTCTAACAGAAGCCTTGGTGGACCATCTTAATGTTGG GGTGGCCCAGGCGTACGTGAACCAGAGGAAGCTGGACCATGAGGTCAAGACGTTACAGGTGCAGGCCAGCCAGTTCTCCAAGCAGACCGCTCAGTGGATCAGTATGGTGGAAGGCTTTAACCAAGCCCTGAAG GAAATAGGTGATGTGGAGAACTGGGCTCGCAGTATTGAGATGGACATGAGAACCATCGCTACAGCTCTGGACTACGTACACAAGGGTCAGCTCACATCAGCCTCTTCGTAG